GGGGATGGCCCTTTTTCCACGAAGAATAGGTGAGCATTACGCGATGCTGTCCAGGCAGGATGATGAAAACCTTTTTCTGATGTATTCCGATGAAATCCACCGTTGGTCGGCGCCGATCCTGATCCGGGAGCCGGTCTATCCCTGGGAGTATATCAAGATCGGGAACTGTGGCTCACCACTGGAAACGCCCCACGGCTGGTTGGTCATCACCCATGGTGTGGGGCCTATGCGGCAGTATTGTCTGGGTGCCCTCCTGTTGGATCTGGATGACCCGACCAAAGTGATCGGCGCATTGCCAGAGCCTTTGTTAAAACCCGAAGGCCATGGTCGTGAAGGATACGTACCCAATGTTGTCTATAGTTGTGGCGCCCTTATCCATGGGGATCGATTGATCCTGCCGTATGGGAAAAGCGATACCCTGACCACCGTGGTCACCGTAGAACTCAGCGACCTCCTGGCGGCGATGCATTAACGTGATTAAGGAATGGACGCGTTTTGGGGCGGATACTATAAGTGACGGATGCAAAAATTACTCCCACGCGCGTGTTCGTGTTTTTTGGCGATGGTTACCCCGTCGGTGGCGGCGGAGCAGATTGTCACCCTGGGGGATTCGTTGACCTTCGCTTACGAGGCGGAGTTTGGCTTTGAAGAAACCATCTTTGGCACCACCTATGGTGATGGCTTTGGCCCCGAGGTGAGGAATTGGGTCGAGATCTTGCATGATCCGCTTTTCCGAAACGCATACTTCGACCAGGGCGGGAGCGATGAGATTAGTCTGCTGGCGTCCATTTTCCCACCGCGCACGGTCGACCTTTATTTTCGGCGCGAGTATAACTGGGCGCTACCCGGATTGAAAATTGATCAACTCCGTCGATTTATCAACAACGAAGCCGAAGGCCTGGATCTACTTGCGGAAAATCCCGCGTTTGCGCCCCTCGCTTCAGCACTGGCTTTTTCGGATTATGATGATTCGGATTTTGCCGTGGAAGATCTTCAAAACCAGATTGAAAACACCGCAGAGAGACTGGTCCTTTTTATTGGAGGGAACGATATCAACCAAGTTTACGGAACGATTTATGAAGGCGAGGGAGCAGGGACTTTTGTCACTGATTTTGTCGATGATGCGGCATACATCATAGATTGGGTGCAAGGTTTGAACCCCAACATCCAGATCGTCCTGGCCAATGTGCCCCATGTGGGGATTACCCCGGACGTGCAGGCGACATATCCCCCGGATCCGGTCAAAACCGAGAGGGTAAGCGCTGTGTTGCGCGACTTGAACAGTCGGCTCAAGGCACTCGCGTTATCGCGGAACATCGGTTACGCGGATATTTACACAGGAACGTTACCGTTACTTACCCCCGCGCCGCTTTGTATCCACGGGATCCCGTTTGCCAATGCGGGCTCGATTAGCGGTGATCTCGATTATGTCTGGCTCAATGGCCCCATGAGTAACAATTTCCATCCTAACACGAATGCGCAGGCAGTGATCGCCAATGAGTTCATCCATGCCTTCAATAGAAAATACGGAACAGGTATCGCGCCTTTGACGGCGACAGAAATGTTAGGCGGCCTGCTTGGGAAATCGTCAGCGGAAATCGATATGCCATTCGCCACGTGGATGGCTTGTTTTGGCTTGGGTGGTTTGACTGTGGCTGATGATACCGATGGCGATGGAATGCCGGCAGGACTCGAGTTTGCCCTCGGCTTGAACCCGACTCTGGATGATGCCGGCTTTGTGACACAAGGAGCGGTCGATCTTGATGGAACCTGGCAGTGGCAGATTGCCTACCCGATGCGGCTGCCGGCATCGGCACGTTATACTCTGGTGCCAGCGCAGTCGACGACGCTCGGAGGATTCACTCCCCTTGAGCCGTTGCCAGTGGTGGGTGCGGATGGTCGCGCCCGTGCGAGTATCGCCGTGAGCGGGAACTCAGGGTTTCTCCGACTGGAAAGCACGGTGATACCGTAGACCTGTAACTAAAACGCGACTAAAACGGTATGTCGTCGTTGATCAGATCATCCGGTGACGGCTCGATCTCGGTGTTGGCGTTGCTGGCGGATTGCGCAGGTGCCTGGTTGCCGCCACTGTTTGTGCCCTCACCTCCTTGGATTTTCCAGCAGTTCAGGTTCACGTAGTACTTACCCTTGAACTCGTTGCCGCGGATGTCGAAATTGACCGTGGCGTCTTGCCCTACTTCGAATTGATCCAGCCAGGTACACTTGTCCTTGATCATTTCAAATTTGAGATCCTGAGGGTAGTTGTCATCACCGACTGTGAGCACAAATTCACGTTTGGTGAATCCGCTGGGGAATGTCTGGGTGTCAAAAATGACCTTAATTTTTCCGGTTGCTTCGTACATGGCGGAATTTTAAACAGGTATGCTATCAGATTGCGAACGAAAAAAAATCAGGAGGGTATTCGGCAATTGAAACTGAAAGGTTGCGGAGTGGAAATAATGACCTTTGGGATGGCCGTCATCCACTGGGATGGCTATGCCGGCATGGTTTGCTTGCAGTCGGGGTAGCCGGTGCAGCCCCAGAACTGGGAGCCTTGGTTGGGGCCGGATTTGGCGATGCGGATGGCCATGGGTTTGTTGCAGGCCGGGCATTGGGGGGCTGGTGTTTTTGATCGGTCTGAGCCGTCGGATTGGACGGATCTGAGTGATCGGACCGATCTTGGTTTCGCTTCGCGATGCGGGCGGTGGCGAGGGTTTCACGGTAGCCTCCGTCTTCTACAAAAGCCTGCTCCATGGCGATGAGCTGCTGGTCGAGCAGGAAGTTTGCCTGGTGGATCAGGCAGATGATGGCGTTGGCTCGGGTGGCGGCGGACTCATGTTCGAGCCAGGGGCGGTAGAGTGCGTAGCGGGCCCGGTCCCCGGCGTCGTTGGGGAGACTACGATCCGTCTGATCAGACCGATCCGACGGATCTTGTTTTTGGCACTGGCGTGCCAGTGCCCGGACCTGGGATGCCTCCGGGGCTTCCTTCGGCCAGAGCGGGAGATCATTCTGACGGAGGTAATCCTCAAAATCCAGTAACAGCTCCTCCTGGGAGGCGCGGGCTACATTGGTGAGCTTCAGCTCGGAGTGGGTGCTGGTGGAGCCGGCGCGGTTTCCTTCGGCAATGTTCTGGCGGCCACTTCGCGCCGCCTGGATCATTTGATCGCTGGTGCGCGAGTAGGGATCGATGAATTTTTTACAGAAGGCTACCGTGGCATCGTAGATGAGGGTGGTCGTCTGGAATGACGCGAGTTTACGGTAGCCGCCGGTGGGGCGGAGTTTTTTCATGACGCGGTGATTAGGTTCAGATCGGTCTGATCCGACGGATCCGACGGATCTGTGTAGCCGTTTTCAGCGGCATACTTACGCACATCTGCGGTGATTTTCATCGAGCAGAATGTAGGTCCGCACATGGAGCAGAAGTGGGCGGTTTTGGCGCCTTCGGCGGGCAGGGTCTCATCGTGGAAGTCGATGGCGCGTGCGGGATCGAGTCCGAGGGCGAACTGGTCGCGCCAGCGGAACTCGAAGCGGGCCTTGGAAATGGCGTTGTCGCGCTCCTGGGCGGCGGGGTGGCCTTTGGCGAGGTCGGCGGCGTGGGCGGCGATCTTGTAGGTGATCACCCCCTCGCGCACGTCGTCCCTGTTAGGCAGGCCGAGGTGCTCTTTCGGTGTGACGTAGCAGAGCATGGCACAACCATACCAACCAATGTTGGCAGCGCCGATGGCCGACGTGATGTGGTCGTATCCGGGGGCGATGTCGGTTGTCAGCGGCCCGAGGGTGTAGAACGGCGCCTCGTGGCACCACTCCAGTTGTTTCTGCATATTTTCCTGGATGAGGTGGAGCGGAACGTGGCCGGGGCCCTCGTTCATGACCTGGCAACCCTTCGCCCAGGCGCGGGTGGTGAGTTCTCCCTGCACCTCAAGCTCGGCGAGCTGGGCGTAGTCGTTGGCGTCGGCGATGGAGCCGGGGCGGAGCCCATCGCCAATGCTAAAGGAAACATCGTAGGCGGCGCAGATGTCGCAGATGTCGTCCCAGTGGGTGTAGAGGAAATTTTCCGCGTTATGGTGCAGTGCCCACTTCGCCATGATCGAGCCACCGCGTGAGACGATTCCGGTCATCCGGCGGGCGGTGTGAGGCACAAAGTCCTTGAGCACGGCGGCGTGGATGGTGAAGTAGTCGACTCCTTGCTCGGCTTGCTCAATGAGGGTGTCGCGGAACAGCTCCCAAGTGAGGTCCTCGATCTTGCCGTTGACCTTTTCCAGCGCCTGATAGATCGGCACGGTGCCGATGGGGACGGGGGAGTTGCGCAGGATCCACTCGCGGGTGGCGTGGATGTTTTTGCCCGTGCTCAAGTCCATGACGGTGTCGGCGCCCCATTTCGTGGACCAGCGCATTTTCTCCACCTCTTCATCGATGGTGGACGCGACCGCGGAGTTGCCGATGTTGGCGTTGATTTTCACCAGGAAGTTGCGGCCGATGATCATAGGCTCGTTTTCCGGGTGGTTGATATTGGCGGGGATGATGGCGCGGCCCCGTGCGACCTCGGAGCGCACGAACTCGGGTGTGATTGTCTTCGGGATCTTGGCTCCAAATGGTTGACCCGGATGCTGGTGATTCATCGCGTTACGTGAGACCTGTTTGAAAGGGTCGATCTCTGAGGGTCGTGGCATTTCATAGTTCTCAGGTGAGCTGCAGATCTGATCGAGACGTGAGAGCACTTCGTTGGGTGCCTTTTCCAGATCGGGATACTGGTCACAGATGGTTTTAAATTCCTGCAAGCGTCCCATGTTCTCGCGGATGGCGATGAACTCCATCTCGGGGGTGATGATGCCTTGGTCGGCATACCATTTCTGGGTGACGGGATGTGACTTGGCTTTCAGTGGCTTGCGCTTCAGTCCGGGGTATTCCTTGAGCTTGTTCTTGGACTCTTTGGTCTCGTTGTATTTTTCCGCATGAGCTTTTGAGAGGTAGCCGTTGTCGGCTGCTGTGACTGCACGGCCGTCATATTCCTCCACATCACCGCGGTCGAGGATCCACTGTCGGCGCAGGGCAGGGAGGCCTTGGGTGACATCACCATCAAAGTCAGGGTCGCCCCACGGACCGGAACAATCGTACACACGGATGGGGGCGTTCTTTTCTACCCGACCGTTCTGGTGTTCTGTGTCCGACAGCCTGATCTCTCGCATTGGGACTTTGACAGACTCGTGGATTTCTCCCTGCACATATACGCGGGTCGAGTTGGGGAAAATGGTCGGGTCTTTGGCGATGGCTTCGAGTTCCTCGGAGTTATCGATGTCCTCGATGAAGTTGCCGGTGTAGTCGGAGCGCTGGTGGGAGTTTTCGGGTGTGATGTCTTCGATCATGATGAGTATTTTGTTTGAAATGGAATAAAAAAGCCCGTTGCGGAAGACACAACGGGCAGGGTGGATTTCTCGGAATGAAAAATGCGACTCCCTTCGCCGGTGCTAGCCGTGGCAGGTTCGGAGGGTTTGCGTGGCGCGGGCAGCACGTCTCAGTCCCCGGTCGCGGGACTCCCCTGTCGTTGAAAGCAATCTGGAGCTAATCCGCTGATTTTCAAGGACGAATTTAAGCCAGTCGGCACATTAGCAAAATAGGCGCAATGGGTGTTTAGCGGGCCATCCGCTTGAAAACACTCATGTATTCCCATAGCGGACCGGCGATTTTGCGTTTGTGGAAGGTTTCGCGGACGGTGGTGAAAAGTTCCTCGTCCTGAAAATCGATCCAATTGTCGGTGTTGTCGAAACGCTCCTTCATCCTCGCGTCGATATGTTCCTGGGTGATTTTCGGGGATAAATAGAAGGTTGGCTTGATCAGCGGCTGGTCTTCAGTGATGACCCCCTCCTCGATCGCGACCCTCGCCAGATCGGTCCTCGGGTAGATGCGCATACCGGTGGATGGCAGGATCAGGCTGTCTCCTAACAAATCCGCATTGCGAAATGTCTCGTCCAGCGTCCCGGGCGTTTCCTTGGGGCCCCCGAGGATGATGAAGTGGCAACTGGTAATTTTCTGTCTGTCAAGTGCCTGCTGGCTTTCGAGGATCTGTTCGAAAGTGAACGGCTTCTGATATGACTTCAGCATGGTATTGGAAAAGCTGTCCGAGCCAAGTTCGGCATGTTTCATCCCGGCCTCTTTCGCCGCGCTGGCCAGTTCATCGGTGATAAACTGGGGTCGGAGAAAACCACCCCACGGGAATTTGAGTCCACGGCGGATGATCTTGTTGCACAAGTCGAGAAGGTGCCGACTGGTTGAGTTCAGCACGGAGTCGACCATAAACACATACGGCGCCCCGGCCGCCAGTGCGCGTTCAATATCGTCACAGACATCATCCATATCGCGACTGCGGGGCTCTCTTCCTTCGATCAAGGGGTAGGTGCAATAACAACAGCGGAAGGCACAACCACGCTGGGTCTGCACCGACAGGATCGTGCTCTCCTTGCCATAATAATGGGACAGGCAGGGGTCGTAGTTGGCGAGTTCGATGCGCTGCGGCTCGATCGGCTGCATGGGGGAGCTGTGCAACTTGTCGTTGGTCCGAAAATAGACCCCGGGCACCGATGCGAAGTCGCCCTGCTGGTCGATCACTTTTAACAAAGCGGGTAATGCAACATCGGCCTCACCAACGACGCCGAAGTCGGCGCGGGTGAGCGACATGATTTCCTCGGGGAAAAGGGAAAAGCCGCTACCTCCGAGAATGACCGGCACAGCAGTCGATTTCCGGATGTCTTCGACCAGTTCACGTAGGTTGTCGATGTATCCCAGCGGTGACCTTGAATTGACATTATCGATATTGCGAAGCGAGATGCCGATGTAGTCCGGCCTGAATGCAGCAATGGTATCCCTGAGGGTGGTGTCGGAAATCTGAATATCCCAAACCCTGGTTTTGTATCCGGCATTCATCAGGGTCTGCTCGACCACGGCGAGACCTAAGGGGAAAACCGGGTAGGGGGTGGTGAGCGTGTTCGGGTTGATAATTAAAAAATGACCGGACATGATTGGTGATGAGCAATGGATGGGATTCAACCCAAACAAACATGAAGTAGCTGGGATTGCGAGTGAAATTGAAATGGCGCATGCTCCAGCTTGCTTGTAAGATACCTCATCCTGGTAGAGTAATGATGCCCGTCACGATGTCCGTTTTTCCTTCTCCAGCTTATCTCGTTCTTTCCGCCTGCTTGGCGTGCTCTATGCCGTTGGTTAGGGCGGAACCTCCATCATCACCTGTCGCAAAGCCGTGGAAGCTGATCTGGCAGGACGATTTTGACCAGGCGTCACTGAATAAAAAAAACTGGTCGCGGTGCAAGCGTGGTCGATCGGACTGGAATAATACGATGTCGGACGACCCCCGGTTATTGAAAATCGAAAATGGCATTCTGCAGCTACGAGGTATCGTCAATGACAAGGCGGATGACCCCGCCCCATTCATCACAGCTGGAGTGACAAGCAAAGGGAAGTTCTCCTTCAACTATGGTAAAGTGCAGATCAGGGCCCGGTTTAAAAGTGCGCAAGGTGCCTGGCCTGCGCTTTGGATGTTGGGGGTTAAGGGACAGTGGCCGCAAAATGGTGAAATCGATCTGATGGAACACTTGAATTTTGACCATAAAATCTATCAGACGGTGCACTCCGAATACACCACCAAGCTGGATAAAACCAATACACCGAAAAAAGGAGGCACAGCGCCGATTAAGCGAGACGACTGGAACACGTATGGAGCCGAGTGGGATGCCGACAAAATTGTATTCACCGTGAATGGGAAGGCGACCCATACTTACCCGCGTGTGCCGTCCAAAGGGCCGGAGCAGTATCCTTTCAAGCAGCCCTTTTACTTTCTGTTATCAATGCAGATCGGAGGAAAATGGGTGGGCCAGGCGGATCCGGCTCAATACCCGGCATGGATGGAAATCGACTGGGTGAGGGTGTATCAGAAATAACACGGAACTCGCGCAGGTGAAGAATTAGGCGGACTTGGAAAAATACCTGTCCCGGCGTGACTGACGGCGCCGGTTGATTGAGTCCTACGGGGCAGCGGATAAATTTGTTGATAATAATTTCGGCTCTTCACCTTAACTAAAGGTTCGTTGTGCAATGATGCGGCGCAATGAAACCACACATCAGTCGATTTCTACCCAGG
The sequence above is drawn from the Akkermansiaceae bacterium genome and encodes:
- a CDS encoding SGNH/GDSL hydrolase family protein produces the protein MQKLLPRACSCFLAMVTPSVAAEQIVTLGDSLTFAYEAEFGFEETIFGTTYGDGFGPEVRNWVEILHDPLFRNAYFDQGGSDEISLLASIFPPRTVDLYFRREYNWALPGLKIDQLRRFINNEAEGLDLLAENPAFAPLASALAFSDYDDSDFAVEDLQNQIENTAERLVLFIGGNDINQVYGTIYEGEGAGTFVTDFVDDAAYIIDWVQGLNPNIQIVLANVPHVGITPDVQATYPPDPVKTERVSAVLRDLNSRLKALALSRNIGYADIYTGTLPLLTPAPLCIHGIPFANAGSISGDLDYVWLNGPMSNNFHPNTNAQAVIANEFIHAFNRKYGTGIAPLTATEMLGGLLGKSSAEIDMPFATWMACFGLGGLTVADDTDGDGMPAGLEFALGLNPTLDDAGFVTQGAVDLDGTWQWQIAYPMRLPASARYTLVPAQSTTLGGFTPLEPLPVVGADGRARASIAVSGNSGFLRLESTVIP
- a CDS encoding cobalamin B12-binding domain-containing protein, producing MSGHFLIINPNTLTTPYPVFPLGLAVVEQTLMNAGYKTRVWDIQISDTTLRDTIAAFRPDYIGISLRNIDNVNSRSPLGYIDNLRELVEDIRKSTAVPVILGGSGFSLFPEEIMSLTRADFGVVGEADVALPALLKVIDQQGDFASVPGVYFRTNDKLHSSPMQPIEPQRIELANYDPCLSHYYGKESTILSVQTQRGCAFRCCYCTYPLIEGREPRSRDMDDVCDDIERALAAGAPYVFMVDSVLNSTSRHLLDLCNKIIRRGLKFPWGGFLRPQFITDELASAAKEAGMKHAELGSDSFSNTMLKSYQKPFTFEQILESQQALDRQKITSCHFIILGGPKETPGTLDETFRNADLLGDSLILPSTGMRIYPRTDLARVAIEEGVITEDQPLIKPTFYLSPKITQEHIDARMKERFDNTDNWIDFQDEELFTTVRETFHKRKIAGPLWEYMSVFKRMAR
- a CDS encoding DUF3127 domain-containing protein; protein product: MYEATGKIKVIFDTQTFPSGFTKREFVLTVGDDNYPQDLKFEMIKDKCTWLDQFEVGQDATVNFDIRGNEFKGKYYVNLNCWKIQGGEGTNSGGNQAPAQSASNANTEIEPSPDDLINDDIPF
- a CDS encoding glycoside hydrolase family 16 protein, coding for MPVTMSVFPSPAYLVLSACLACSMPLVRAEPPSSPVAKPWKLIWQDDFDQASLNKKNWSRCKRGRSDWNNTMSDDPRLLKIENGILQLRGIVNDKADDPAPFITAGVTSKGKFSFNYGKVQIRARFKSAQGAWPALWMLGVKGQWPQNGEIDLMEHLNFDHKIYQTVHSEYTTKLDKTNTPKKGGTAPIKRDDWNTYGAEWDADKIVFTVNGKATHTYPRVPSKGPEQYPFKQPFYFLLSMQIGGKWVGQADPAQYPAWMEIDWVRVYQK
- the thiC gene encoding phosphomethylpyrimidine synthase ThiC, which codes for MIEDITPENSHQRSDYTGNFIEDIDNSEELEAIAKDPTIFPNSTRVYVQGEIHESVKVPMREIRLSDTEHQNGRVEKNAPIRVYDCSGPWGDPDFDGDVTQGLPALRRQWILDRGDVEEYDGRAVTAADNGYLSKAHAEKYNETKESKNKLKEYPGLKRKPLKAKSHPVTQKWYADQGIITPEMEFIAIRENMGRLQEFKTICDQYPDLEKAPNEVLSRLDQICSSPENYEMPRPSEIDPFKQVSRNAMNHQHPGQPFGAKIPKTITPEFVRSEVARGRAIIPANINHPENEPMIIGRNFLVKINANIGNSAVASTIDEEVEKMRWSTKWGADTVMDLSTGKNIHATREWILRNSPVPIGTVPIYQALEKVNGKIEDLTWELFRDTLIEQAEQGVDYFTIHAAVLKDFVPHTARRMTGIVSRGGSIMAKWALHHNAENFLYTHWDDICDICAAYDVSFSIGDGLRPGSIADANDYAQLAELEVQGELTTRAWAKGCQVMNEGPGHVPLHLIQENMQKQLEWCHEAPFYTLGPLTTDIAPGYDHITSAIGAANIGWYGCAMLCYVTPKEHLGLPNRDDVREGVITYKIAAHAADLAKGHPAAQERDNAISKARFEFRWRDQFALGLDPARAIDFHDETLPAEGAKTAHFCSMCGPTFCSMKITADVRKYAAENGYTDPSDPSDQTDLNLITAS